The genomic interval GTGACTGACGAAATGAGATCAACGTTCAATCAAAATGGCTATGCCATTGTCAGGTATCAGACTTATTATAGAACATAATTAATGCAGTCAGTATTAATCAACTATAAATAGTGATAAATAGGTTAGTGCTGCATGCTGTGATTTGTCTGTAGTGTCTAATGCTACTGTTGTATAATCAGTGTTTTTGCATATGACATTGCAGAGTAGAATTATTTGGTATCTATTAAATTTAATGCACACTTTGGACACTTTGGATAAGCTATTGAAGCACAGTCGCTTGGTTCTTGTACAATATATTATGCATGAAGGGATGGGCTTTGTAACTGAATCACACCTGCATTATGACAATGTGATTCGCTTACTcaattgctgttgtttgttgtgattgGAATGACTTCCTTTGGTGtcaaaattattgtaaaaaTTATACTTTGTTTTAAGAAACATATTGGATCATGAAGAGATTTCTAAGTTGAACGACGCTCTTGAAACTGATGGTGGAATCATGCAGCATGCTTACTTTGTAAACGATGGTCGAGGTCGTCGCAGTAAGCTCTGCATCTGGAAGCATCCTGGCCATGACATAACCGGTATGGTAGCTCGCTCAGAAAAGGTAGCTGGAACGATGGAACAAGTATATAGACAGCCTCTGCATGAgatgtattgtattatatcTTGTGGACATTGTAGTTGTTGGGTGGCGAAGTGTATCATTATCACACCAAACTGATGATGAAAGAGGCGTTCACCGGAGGGTCATTTGTGTGGCATCAAGATTATGGATATTGGTACATGAACGGTTGCTTGTATCCAGACATGGGCACCGCTTTTATAGCTATTGATCGATGTGATGAAGAAAACGGCTGCCTGCAGGTCACTGTAGATGAGATGTCGTAACGTTTTGCATGTTGTTTAGCATGGAAAAGGGCAATTATACAGTTTTATAAACCAAATTGTGAGTTGTTTGACATTTActatattaaatttatttcctATTGCTTGATTGCTTGCCAACTAAACTAGAAATGCAACTCATTCTAAGGGCTGTTTTAGAACATCTTCTGGCTGTCAAATAGGATAAACACTTGAATAGGATACCTCAACTTATCTTAATATTGACGACACTCGGTCCATTGCCGTGTCTTAGACTGAGCAGTAAtaattgtttgaaatataGGTTTTCAACAATTTTTTGTGGAAGGCATTGGCATAAAATTTGATAGAAACCTCCACCCTTAGTACCGAGAAAGTTAATTTATGTCGGATTTATATTTGCTTTTGCTTGCAATTTAGTCTTGTAGGAGGTATAGAAAGACGTTTTGTGTTCTAAAGGAGAGGTATAGTCTGTGGAAGTAGTTTCGCTATTCTAACAGTTGCGTTTGATtgctgtatgtatgtatgtacgtaccgggtatgtatgtatgcatgtaggtatgtatatgtatgtatacatgcacGTCTGTTGGGTGCTACACATTTATGAGTCCCTCCTATATGGCATGTTTCTACCAGTAGGTGGTTCGTGGGTCCAATCATCTTGGACGTCTTGATCATGGTCGCGTTGGTGGTCAGACTGGGGCCAATGCTGATCGAGTGGCTGAAATCTTGAAGGAGCTTCATGTC from Corticium candelabrum chromosome 22, ooCorCand1.1, whole genome shotgun sequence carries:
- the LOC134197294 gene encoding L-proline trans-4-hydroxylase-like isoform X2 — protein: MQFLTRQIRFSNALGAIRHIKVLSSLPSFLYCHGKYKVTDEMRSTFNQNGYAIVRNILDHEEISKLNDALETDGGIMQHAYFVNDGRGRRSKLCIWKHPGHDITGMVARSEKLLGGEVYHYHTKLMMKEAFTGGSFVWHQDYGYWYMNGCLYPDMGTAFIAIDRCDEENGCLQVVRGSNHLGRLDHGRVGGQTGANADRVAEILKELHVDDAVLDPGDALFFHCNLLHKSNRNDSARRRWAFLIAYNRASNNPTVEHHCPRYTPLEKVEDVEVRRSSNYSDMTGKDFMDPSTDRTADGKK
- the LOC134197294 gene encoding L-proline trans-4-hydroxylase-like isoform X1 produces the protein MQFLTRQIRFSNALGAIRHIKVLSSLPSFLYCHGKYKVTDEMRSTFNQNGYAIVRNILDHEEISKLNDALETDGGIMQHAYFVNDGRGRRSKLCIWKHPGHDITGMVARSEKVAGTMEQLLGGEVYHYHTKLMMKEAFTGGSFVWHQDYGYWYMNGCLYPDMGTAFIAIDRCDEENGCLQVVRGSNHLGRLDHGRVGGQTGANADRVAEILKELHVDDAVLDPGDALFFHCNLLHKSNRNDSARRRWAFLIAYNRASNNPTVEHHCPRYTPLEKVEDVEVRRSSNYSDMTGKDFMDPSTDRTADGKK
- the LOC134197294 gene encoding L-proline trans-4-hydroxylase-like isoform X3, giving the protein MRSTFNQNGYAIVRNILDHEEISKLNDALETDGGIMQHAYFVNDGRGRRSKLCIWKHPGHDITGMVARSEKVAGTMEQLLGGEVYHYHTKLMMKEAFTGGSFVWHQDYGYWYMNGCLYPDMGTAFIAIDRCDEENGCLQVVRGSNHLGRLDHGRVGGQTGANADRVAEILKELHVDDAVLDPGDALFFHCNLLHKSNRNDSARRRWAFLIAYNRASNNPTVEHHCPRYTPLEKVEDVEVRRSSNYSDMTGKDFMDPSTDRTADGKK